The genomic stretch GGAAACCCCCTACCGGGAGTCCAAAATTCGATATCAGTATCCCAAATGGGATGATGCCACGATCCGGAAGGTGGCCAAACGGGAAGTGGAACCGGGGATGACCGGCGACATGGTGCGGGCCGCTTTGGGGATCCCTGACGCCATTTCGCGCCAGGGCGATGAGGAACGGTGGGGGTATGCGGTCATGGTAGGCGATATTCAGCCGCAGGAAGAACTGGTTTTTTTCGTTTATTTGAGGCATGGCGTCGTGACACGAACCGCCGGGGACAGGGATCGACTCAAGACACTTTCCTGGCATGACTGAGAAAGGGCAACCACAATGGATATCTTGAATGTCAACGACAGGGAAGAAATGCGGATTGAGAGCTTTCCGTATAAGGGTAGATCCCTGAAGGTGCGCGAAGTGGGAATCCGATGGTTGAGCCAGGCCGGTCCCGACGATTCCCCGGAATACGGCCTCAGATTCTTTACCGTCGGCCCCGGGGGTGAAATTCCCATCCATAATCATTTCTATGTGCAGACCATGTTTATCCTGAGCGGGCGGATGGTCGTCTATTCATATGACAGGGAGACGGATGAGCAGACCAGCGAACGGACAGTGGGACCCCATGATATTATTTTTGTCCCCAGCATGGAGCCTCACGGCATGAAGAACGCCAGCGGGACCGAGGAGGCCACCTTCCTCTGCTGTATTGCCAATGTCTATGAAGAGGAATGAGTTCTCACGGTACGCTCATATGGCGATGATGTGCAGATGCGGGAAACAGTCCGAACTTGTCAGGAGATGATCAGGGGTTTTTATCGTCTGCAGGTCCTGCGGACGGGAAAGACCTCTGAGGGTGGATGATATAACCGACGAAATAGAGGCGTTGCTGGCCCGAATGCGATGCGATCGCATTTGATTCAGCCCATGATACGGCACTCCAGACGGTTTCCTTGACGCCGTCGCCGTCCCAGAAAGCCCGAGCCCGGGAAAAAATGGCTGGGAAGAAGGAAAAAAACACAAGCCAGTTGAGATCCAACGCCTGCAGGTGAGCTCAGCCGGGGGGTCTCCGATAGAAGCTGATTAACCCCTTAACTGCGTAACCTTGCAGCGGCGGGTCTTCTGGCAGGTACATTTGAGCTGTTCACAGGTCTTTTTACTTTTTTTTCCCGCAGCCGGATGCCGTTTTCTTCAAGGTCAATCAACCTTTTTTTGTACAGATTGCCGATGGCCTTCTTGAATGATTTCTTGCTGATGCCGAAAAGGTCGGCGATCAGCCTTGGCCGGCTCTCATCGGTGACCCGGATAAATCCCCCCTGTTGCTGCAATTCGTCCATAATTTTTCGTGACACAGCATCGACGGATTTGTAGCCGGGTCTTTGCAGACAAAGATCTATTTTCTTGTCGTCGCGCACTTTTTTGATAAATCCGTCAATTTCCTGACCGATCTTCAGCGGCTGAAACACCTCGTTTTTATAAAGGATGCCCTTGTGGGTGCCGTTGATGTCGGCCAAAAACCCCATCTCGGTTTGAGAGGAGATGCGCAGCGCCACCTTCTGGCCTTTAAGAAAATCATTTTTCGCCGAAATGGCCCGGCCCTTCTTATTTTCCGGCCTTAGCCTTTGAATAACCCCGGCAATAGGTGCGGATCGATCCCTGCGACTATCGATCAATGGTTCAAGAATTCGGGGACTTTTCAGCATCATCGTTTTCCACCGACTTGTTTTCCTGCTTGCGTTGTTTTTTTTCCTCTTTTTTCTTTTTCTTGGCTAATTCTTTCTGGCGTTTCTGAAACTCGTAATTGGGTCTTGCCATGGTATTTCCTTTCAGGGTGTATGGATAGGGTCTCTGGTAACAGGGAAAGAACCTCCGCCTGTATGAAAGATTTGATGGGAAAAACGACAAAAAGGCATCCCCCGCTTCACAGGAGATGCCTTTAATTGCCTTTTAAAGCATGTTAGACAGCCGTCACATTGACAGCAGCCGGACCTTTTGGCCCTTGCTCGATGTCAAAGGTCACACGCGCACCTTCACTGAGGGATTTAAAACCGGCTGCATTGATTGCGCTGTGATGCACAAATACATCCGGGCCGTTTTCCTGCTCGATGAACCCAAAACCTTTATGGTCGTTAAACCATTTAACAGTTCCGTTTATCATAATATCATCCTCCTTTCGAAAAATTTCAACGTTACCGACTGAAGGATGACAGCGTTTGAGAAACGGATACTTCCAACAGAAAGAAACTCTTCCGCCCAATTGGCGGCGGAACTTTATTGATAATTTATGTTAACCATCTTTATATGAATAACAAGGCAAATGCGACTTGTCTACTGAAATTCTGCAGCTTAAGACCCTTCTTTAAGCTCCTGACTCGAGCGCAAGATCTCCATAGAATCTTGGAGCCCTGGTGCTTATCTGTTAATCCGCTCCTTAAGCGTTGCGCCTGGGGCAAATTTAATCGCCTTGGAGGCCGAAATCTGAATTTTTTCACCCGTGCTTGGATTTCTTCCTTCTCGAGCAGCTCGCGTCACAGTCTTAAAACTCCCGAAGCCTACCAGGGAGATAGAATCCCCTTTCTCCAATGCGGAAGTGATGCCCTCCAACACGGCGTTAACGGCTTCACCTGCGGATTTCTTGGTGATGTCTGCCTTTTCTGAAACAAATGCCACTAATTCTTCTTTTTTCATCTCTTTTCTCCTTATGCGAATCATTAAAGTGCAATTTCGGACAATTCCCGATGGTAAGATCAAATAGCCTTGTAACCCTCTAAAGGTCAAGGAAAAAGATTGATGTAGAGGAAATTTGAACGCCGGGAGCGAGATCCTGTCTCTGAAAAAGAGAAACGGCCATAATTGTTGAGCACAAATGGGTTGAAATTGTGGGACAAGCGTTCGACCCAGTATGAATACCCACATATTTGCAGAAAATCATTCAGGGAAGACTGAATTTTTGAAGCGCACAATGGGCCGATGGTCAACTAAGCCCAAAAATTATGATCTGCTTCGATATAATGTTAAGCATCGCATGGTCTGGGTCAGTCCTTCCCCTCAATCCCCTCCTTTTGTCTTTTTAACTTTTTTCTCCAGGAGGACTCTTCTGCAAGATAGATGTCTGCCAGCCGATTAAACCCCCGGGCCTGATCCAGCACGTGTAATTCCGCCCGTTGTTCGGGTCCAGGCTGACAGCCCGTTCCAGGATCCTTTTCGTACATGAGTTCCTTGATAACGGCCATGAGCATTTCCTTGAGCTTCCTGGAAAAAGTCTTCTCAGGTGTTAGAAAATAATTCTTCTGAACCGGACAGGGAAAATAAAGAAACTTGGATCAGTGACTTACTTTGCCTTTTTGAACGCCGAAGGAGTCAGGTGATGTTTCTTCATGAGGGCGTAGAAATCGCCCCTGTATTTTCCGGCCAGTTTCGCCGCCTTGCTCACATTGCCCTCTGAAAGCGACAGGATGTTGGAAATATAGCCCTTTTCGAACTGATTTTTGGCTTCTTTTAATGAACTTAACTTATCATCTTCTGATGCTCTGGTATGTAGAATCATGTCTTCGCCAATGATCTCCTGAGCAGTCATGGCCACCGCATACTCGATGGTGTTTTCCAATTCTCTCACATTGCCGGGCCAGGAATAAGCCAAGAGCTTCTGGAGGGCGGGCGTAGAAATTCCCTTTACGCCCTTTTTCAATTTATTGTCAAATTTGTTTAAAAAATGATCTACCAAAAGGGGGATATCTTCTTTCCTCTCCCGCAAAGGGGGGAGGTAAATAGGTATGACGTAAATGCGATAAAAAAGATCTTCACGAAATCTGTTATTTTTGACTTCGTCTTCCAGATTTTTATTTGTGGCTGTCAATATCCTTGCGTCCACATGCGTTGATTTTTCCCCCCCCAGAGGATAAAACTGTTTTTCCTGAAGCACCCGGAGCAGTTTTACCTGCATGGATTCCGGCATCTCCGACACCTCGTCAAGGAAAAGAGTCCCTTCATGGGCCTGGGCAAAAAACCCTCTCTTATTTCTGTGGGCGCCGGTGAAGGCCCCCTTTTCATAACCGAACAGTTCGCCTTCATGTAACCCTTCCGGAATGGCGGCGCAGTTTACCGCCACAAACGGCTTATCCTTTCGGGAACTTAACAAATGCAGAGACTTGGCGATAAGTTCTTTGCCGGTTCCACTCTCTCCAGAGATACAGACGTTGGAGTCTGTCTCTGCCGCTCTAGCGACCTGCTCCATGACGTCCTGCATTATTTTGCTCTTGCCGATGATGTTTTCAAAGCCATACCTTTCCCCTACCAAGGCCTTTAGCCTTCTGACTTCTCTTGAAAGACTACTCTTTTCTAAGCCGTTTTTGATCTGAAGAAGCAGTTCTCGACGGTTGAACGGCTTAGTGAGGTAACTGTAGGCGCCGCGCTTCATGGCTTCTACCGCCGTGTCGATTGTTCCGTAGGCGGTGAGAATGATCACCGGCATTTCAGGAGCTACCAGGTGCAACTTTTCCATCAAGTCGATGCCATTTTCCCTTCCGGCCAACTTGAGATCAACAAGCGCAAGATCAAACAGCTCATTTTCAACCATTTTTAAGGCATCTTGGGCTCCGGCGGTGGCAGTGACGGTATATCCTTCCGCTTCAAGCCTTAGGCTCAGGACCTCAAGCATGTTTTTGTCATCATCCACTATCAGAATGTTCTCTGCAGTCATACCCGCTCACCTGCTTATTTTCGGGGTCGATCTTCCCTCTTTTTTTCTTCAATCCTTATGTCTATTTCTTTTAGAATATTCAGTCGCTTATTCAACACGCTGACCGATTTTTCAAGATCTTGGACTCTCTCCTCATATCGGATAAGTTCGTTAGTGGCGCTCACCCAGATGCTGGCTTGTTCCTTTAAAGGGCTTCCAGGAAAATCGCGGGAAAGCCGCTGAAAATATCGACGGGCCTTTTCATAATTCCTCTGTGGATTGGCAGGATACGCGCAGATAAGCCCCATATAAAACAAGGCCCTGTCTCCCGGCGATTCGCCGGGAAATACCCTTACAACCTCCTCATATGCTTTGAGCGCTCCTTTGTAGTCTCCTTTGATTGCCAGGTTGTGTGCCTCTTCAAGCTCTTCTATTCTGCCGTTGCACTGGATGATGTGATTAATGGCGTTTACCCATGCCCCGGCGTGTTCCTTTAGGGGGCTGCGGGGAAAATCCCGG from Deltaproteobacteria bacterium encodes the following:
- a CDS encoding cupin domain-containing protein, which produces MDILNVNDREEMRIESFPYKGRSLKVREVGIRWLSQAGPDDSPEYGLRFFTVGPGGEIPIHNHFYVQTMFILSGRMVVYSYDRETDEQTSERTVGPHDIIFVPSMEPHGMKNASGTEEATFLCCIANVYEEE
- a CDS encoding cold-shock protein — its product is MINGTVKWFNDHKGFGFIEQENGPDVFVHHSAINAAGFKSLSEGARVTFDIEQGPKGPAAVNVTAV
- a CDS encoding HU family DNA-binding protein produces the protein MKKEELVAFVSEKADITKKSAGEAVNAVLEGITSALEKGDSISLVGFGSFKTVTRAAREGRNPSTGEKIQISASKAIKFAPGATLKERINR
- a CDS encoding sigma-54 dependent transcriptional regulator; translated protein: MTAENILIVDDDKNMLEVLSLRLEAEGYTVTATAGAQDALKMVENELFDLALVDLKLAGRENGIDLMEKLHLVAPEMPVIILTAYGTIDTAVEAMKRGAYSYLTKPFNRRELLLQIKNGLEKSSLSREVRRLKALVGERYGFENIIGKSKIMQDVMEQVARAAETDSNVCISGESGTGKELIAKSLHLLSSRKDKPFVAVNCAAIPEGLHEGELFGYEKGAFTGAHRNKRGFFAQAHEGTLFLDEVSEMPESMQVKLLRVLQEKQFYPLGGEKSTHVDARILTATNKNLEDEVKNNRFREDLFYRIYVIPIYLPPLRERKEDIPLLVDHFLNKFDNKLKKGVKGISTPALQKLLAYSWPGNVRELENTIEYAVAMTAQEIIGEDMILHTRASEDDKLSSLKEAKNQFEKGYISNILSLSEGNVSKAAKLAGKYRGDFYALMKKHHLTPSAFKKAK
- a CDS encoding tetratricopeptide repeat protein — translated: MGKKRRKNRKHLFLHGACFLAVLLLSAGCLNSPAFQKKWDENKYQANKHLELAENLATQRDYGGALKAYEDAVRLSSGDSPGDRALFHMGLIWVHPDNPQTDYEKALPYFQRLSRDFPRSPLKEHAGAWVNAINHIIQCNGRIEELEEAHNLAIKGDYKGALKAYEEVVRVFPGESPGDRALFYMGLICAYPANPQRNYEKARRYFQRLSRDFPGSPLKEQASIWVSATNELIRYEERVQDLEKSVSVLNKRLNILKEIDIRIEEKKREDRPRK